A single Crateriforma conspicua DNA region contains:
- a CDS encoding DapH/DapD/GlmU-related protein, translating into MISGTLYIFGSHSTALEIAEAALANSTTFNSAKFVVPEKEYSDRDLQIPISDIATIKFSAHCGYILSMANQRVRRSCLSIAKSNGLTPSTVIHPTALISKTAQIGEGVYVGAHSIISVNAKIADHAMINFQVSVGHDASIESHATVNPGAKISGNCSIGARTLLGANSFVHQGRRVGEDCQVDALTHIDRDIADGMLCTSRNLKIVKRPFIQ; encoded by the coding sequence ATGATTTCAGGCACCCTTTATATTTTCGGAAGCCATAGCACGGCGCTCGAGATTGCGGAAGCCGCCCTCGCGAACAGCACAACCTTCAATAGTGCGAAGTTCGTTGTGCCAGAGAAGGAGTATTCTGACCGAGATCTGCAGATCCCGATCAGCGACATTGCAACGATCAAATTCTCGGCCCATTGTGGATACATTTTGTCGATGGCGAACCAGAGGGTTCGACGCAGTTGCCTAAGCATTGCCAAGTCAAACGGGTTGACTCCCTCTACCGTGATTCATCCCACGGCATTGATCTCCAAAACGGCTCAGATCGGAGAGGGCGTATACGTCGGCGCGCACTCAATCATCTCCGTCAATGCAAAGATCGCAGATCATGCAATGATCAATTTTCAGGTGTCCGTCGGTCACGACGCGTCGATCGAAAGCCACGCGACGGTGAATCCCGGTGCCAAAATCAGTGGTAACTGCTCGATCGGTGCGCGTACCCTGTTGGGAGCAAACTCATTTGTTCATCAAGGCCGTCGGGTGGGTGAAGACTGCCAAGTTGATGCCCTGACGCATATTGATCGCGACATCGCGGACGGCATGCTTT